TGCTGATTGGTGTAAAAAAAATGCAAAAATTATTGGAAAGAAACTCGCTATCTGTGCAGCTGCTCTAGCTTCTTTGCATTACGGTGCTGAAGAATTTCCAAATAGATATCAAGAAAGTGAAGAATTTAGTAACATCCTTTTAAAAGGTGATGAGCAAGACGTGAAGGCCATGATGAATGCTCAATCTATGCAACAAATGCAACAAGCTGGTGGACAGGCCGCTATTATCCAACAACTATCTCAACAGAATAATGTTCTAAGCTGTAAATCAGCTGGAATTGAAACCTTAGATTTTTCCACATGCTCTAAGGCCGTTCATACTTATAATATATACACTCTTGGAGGACTCGGAGTAGAAGCGGCCCACAAAATCAAGGGAATGAATGATCTGGCCGATGCTGATTCTCATCTTAGAGAAGGTCAAGATTCATTGGATCCAACCGCCCAATTTAAATATCAAAAAGAGAATTTGAAAAATCAGGCACAAATTCAAAACCAAAAAGCTGCTTTTGAAATCAGTAAACTCGCGGTCTTTTCAACATTTGCAATGAAAATGCCCACAGAAAAGGATGTCATCGATCATTGTATTACGACTATTAATGGTAATGGAAATAAAGGAAGTGACGTTAGTAGTTTTTGTTCAAGTGCAACTAAGAAATTTTCATTTATTGCTAATGGTAGGGCCTCTCAGCAGATGGCCACCATCGCTGCAATTGCCGGTAAGGATGGGATTGTTCACGGAGGGAACGCAGCTGTTCTTAATAAGCGGGCCAGAGATATGGATGATATTATCGATAATATTAATGACTATAAATCTCCTGATTACTCAATAAATGATCCAGATGTTCTTACAACCAGATGTCGAGCTAATCCACTTCTACCTGAGTGTCAGGGCGACCATATCGTCTCTCGAGGTGGAGACATGAATTTCACAATTGATGGTACTGATCCCGGAAATACAACCATTCAAGGAAATCAAGAAAAAGACCCTGTCCAGGCCGCAAACGATACAGCTTTCACTGGAAATGAAAACGCTGGTGGTATGGACAATCCTTTCAAAGCAGTTGCAGCTTCTTTGCATAAACCATCAGGGCTTGCTGAAAAAGTAGGTGTTGGAGAAAAAAGACCAGGCCCAAAAGGTGCTGGCCAAGACGGAGGGGGAGGTGCTAACGCATCAGCTTCAGGTCTTGGACGCTCAGATATTGGTCCCTCTGATTCAGGCGGACCTAGAGTCGCTCCAGAAGAAGTAAGTAATGTGAAGTATGGGGATCAAGGAAGGGGCTCACTTGCTTATTCCTCAGGTAGAGGGATGAATGCCAAGAAATCAAGTAAAAACAGTAATCCACTTGAAGGTCTCCTTGGAAAAAAGAAGTTAGGTGATAAGGACCGAATCATGAATTTTAGATCACCAGCGGCCATTAATAGTAAAAATGGAAAATCACTCTTTGATCTCATCACAAATGCCTATGACCGGGCCGAAAAAGGCAATAAGCTTATCGTCTATAAGGCCGTTAACTAGGCGGAATGAGAAGGTCTTCCAAAAAGTAGGCCGAAAGTTGCGAACGGTTTGCCAAACCAGTCTTACTATAGATTGAAGTAGATTGGACTCTGGCCGTTTTCTCTGTCGTTCCTCGTAGTTGCGCAATTTCTTTAAGCCCAAAACCTTTTAATAATAGAAAAGCAACTTCTTTTTCTGCTTTAGTTAAGTTCCAAGAGGTCAATTGATCATCGATAGATTGGCCTAATCCTTCCAGAAATTTCCGAGATTGTTTTTTCCATTGTTCATTCTCTTCAATTAATTGACTAGAAAATTGCTGAGCATGATTGAGATTATGCTTCAGTTTGAAATTTCCGGAAATTAAATAAAATAGTCCAGCAGCTGCAATGAGAGCAACTGCTCCTTCAAAAGAGACATGCCACCAAGTTACACCTTCTCTAAAATCAGTGTAGAGATCAATTGATGTAACCAAACTGATTGCAAAAAGTGTAATAATGATGAATATTCTTTCTTTGTTATCCATTTACTTAATCCTGATCCATTTTGTAGTAATTATTGTAATATTCAACATCTTGTTTTTTGTCAGTCTTTCCAAGTTGAATACTATATTTAAAAACAGATAATGTCTGTTTTTGAGAATCAAAATTTTGGTAGATTTGAAATATGAAGGTAAATAAAAGTACACAAAATGCCAAAAACGGAAATAATGCCTGAGTTTTAATAGGGGAGTTGGACTCAACACTTTGTTTTTTACCATTAACCATACTTGAAATCATACCATCTTTATGTCTAAGCTGATGGAGAACAACTCCACAAATATGAAGTATCACTGTTATCAGAAAAGAAAGGGCAAATAGTTCATGAACTTCCTCAAAAAAGCTTTTCTTAATATGGTTGGCCATGAGAAGTCCGGTTATAAATAGGCCAAATGTTAACAAAAACATGAAAAGTGCAGCGTAGCTTGAGGCCGGATTGTGCCCTAATAATCGTTCATTTTTGTTCGAAATAAATTCAAGAAAATAGTTCTTAAGATCTGTTGGACGTAGTTTGAAGCTTGAAAATTTTGCATATTCTGTTCCCAAAAACCCCCATATTATTCTCATGATAACTATAAACGTCATAGTTATGCCTGAGAGCATATGATAGACATAGAGTTTTGATTCATCATCTACAAATTTTCCTATAGAAAAAGAAAAAATGAAAAGAATGGCAAAAATCCAGTGAAATACCCTTGTTGGAAGATCATAAACATTTACTTTAGACATACGGACTCCTTTTTTAGTTAATATTCCATTTAAATAGAGATTTTTGCATTAGACTTATGTCCTAGATTACATATTTTTAAGTATTTAAGTCATTTGTCCAATGATAATATTACTCAAAATATCTATGATAAGAATACAGTCAAAGGAGACGTTATGAAAAAATTTTTAAGTTTAATTGTTCTCGTATCAACTTTAAATGGTGCTATGGCCAAGGACAATTGTACCGACCAACCAAAAGAGAAATGGATGCCAGTTGAAAAGTTCAAAGAACTGGTCATTAGTAAAGGGTTTAAAATTAAAAAATTTAAACAACCTGGCTCTTGCTATGAAATCTACGGAACTGACAAAAATGGGAAGGAAGTAGAAGTTTACTTTAATCCAGTTGATGCAAAGATTGTAAAGCTTGAGGTTGAAGATTAATTTTTTTGCTCTTAGTTAAATTTTTTTTAAAAGAGGGGCCTTAGGGCCCCTTTTTATAAGAATTATTTGTTTACATCTGTTTGTGTTTCAATGTCTTTTCTAATAACTTGCGCATTTGGAAATGATTGAGTGACCATTTCAATAAATTTTTCTCTTTCTTCGTTTGATTGAAATTCGTAATATTCATTTACACTTTCAACTTTGACATTCACAGTGAATATTGTTTTCATAAATCCTCCTGATATATGAGCAGTATAGTACTTTACTCCTATTTCATTTCTTTGATATTTTTAATTAACTTTCTAAGCCCTAAGCGATCACCTAATTGTTCAACCTGAAACTGAATTCCATGGCCTTCTATGTTTTGATGGCTAAATTTATTCATTACTTTTGCTGGAAAATGAAAAGTCTGGCCATAAAATTTGAAATCTAGTTGGAACATTTCACCGACATCTAAGGGGACAGGAGTAACAATAAAAGCACCTGTTTCTGAAATGTTTTTGATCTCACAAGAATGATACTCTTTAGATTCTGGGAGAATAATAGAACAGGGCAGGTTAATCATAAAACGAGGAGCTCTCTCCCACCAACGTAGGTTTGCATCGAAGAAGGGTCTTCTTGCACTTGGGGAGAGAAAATAAAGGATGACGAGTACATTAAAGGACAATAAAAGCAAAGAGGGCCCATGAGGGGATTTACTCACATAGGGCCAGGTGAACTCAACATATGTAAGATGAGCGTATATTGAGTAAATTTGTAAAGTTACAAAAATGAGGTAAGACCAGGGACGAATTTTATAAAGAGCAATACCCGACAGTGGAAAAAGAAACCAGAATTCAAAATTATTTTTAAAACCTTCAATTGCTAAGACGTTATTGATGATTGTATTCAGGCCAAAATTTGTGGCGAAATGAAAATACATGATTTTCATGATTGGTTCAATACACATTAAAAAGGTTAGGGCAGTAATTAGGATTGGTTTTTGATGTTGAAGAACGGCCCTAATATTAAAATTTTTAGATTCATGAACTTCTTGGGAGGCAACCAACATATTTGAAGCTAGAATCTCAAACTGATCATTGGCCATTGCCTTATTAAAAAATACGGTTTTATCTTCTTGTAATTGATTCTTGGAAATACC
The window above is part of the Halobacteriovoraceae bacterium genome. Proteins encoded here:
- a CDS encoding response regulator transcription factor translates to MDNKERIFIIITLFAISLVTSIDLYTDFREGVTWWHVSFEGAVALIAAAGLFYLISGNFKLKHNLNHAQQFSSQLIEENEQWKKQSRKFLEGLGQSIDDQLTSWNLTKAEKEVAFLLLKGFGLKEIAQLRGTTEKTARVQSTSIYSKTGLANRSQLSAYFLEDLLIPPS
- a CDS encoding cytochrome b/b6 domain-containing protein, with the protein product MSKVNVYDLPTRVFHWIFAILFIFSFSIGKFVDDESKLYVYHMLSGITMTFIVIMRIIWGFLGTEYAKFSSFKLRPTDLKNYFLEFISNKNERLLGHNPASSYAALFMFLLTFGLFITGLLMANHIKKSFFEEVHELFALSFLITVILHICGVVLHQLRHKDGMISSMVNGKKQSVESNSPIKTQALFPFLAFCVLLFTFIFQIYQNFDSQKQTLSVFKYSIQLGKTDKKQDVEYYNNYYKMDQD
- a CDS encoding PepSY domain-containing protein, whose translation is MKKFLSLIVLVSTLNGAMAKDNCTDQPKEKWMPVEKFKELVISKGFKIKKFKQPGSCYEIYGTDKNGKEVEVYFNPVDAKIVKLEVED
- a CDS encoding PilZ domain-containing protein, encoding MGAAIKIDPHLKQRILIIDDDEKFATFAEHIFKKHGEFQVEIESSMDDPLKRIQTFRPDLLILDIKVPQKMGIEIQRTLDIIYEDHIPTIFVSDDPKIDGISKNQLQEDKTVFFNKAMANDQFEILASNMLVASQEVHESKNFNIRAVLQHQKPILITALTFLMCIEPIMKIMYFHFATNFGLNTIINNVLAIEGFKNNFEFWFLFPLSGIALYKIRPWSYLIFVTLQIYSIYAHLTYVEFTWPYVSKSPHGPSLLLLSFNVLVILYFLSPSARRPFFDANLRWWERAPRFMINLPCSIILPESKEYHSCEIKNISETGAFIVTPVPLDVGEMFQLDFKFYGQTFHFPAKVMNKFSHQNIEGHGIQFQVEQLGDRLGLRKLIKNIKEMK